From the genome of Candidatus Paceibacterota bacterium:
ACTGAGCTACAACGGCATAGTTAACTAACAACTCATGACTGATAACTATTATAACTATAATGTGTCTTCCTTTTCGTTATAAGTTATGGGTCATGAGTTATTGGTTATTTGGAGCCGACTGTCAGAGTCGAACTGACAACCTACTGTTTACAAAACAGTTGCTCTGCCATTGAGCTAAGTCGGCATGCTTGGGTCGATCCCTTTTTCTTCATCCTGATCCTCGCTATCTTCTTTTCCCCTTCTTACGCCTTTTTTCATTTTTCCCAATATTTCAGTGAGTTTGTGCTTCGCCTTCTCATACGTCGGATCGATCTTGGTTATCTGGCGGAAGCACTCAATGGCGTCCTTGTAGTTCCTTCTCCGCGCATAGATTGTTCCAAGATGCCAATAGGCCTTCACATCGATCGGATTCTTCATGATCATCTTTATATATTCTTTTTCCTTGTTCGTCTTCCGCTCATCTCCCAAATTCTCAACAATATCTTCCGCATCCGCGTTTTTTTCATTGATCTCATTCACAGCCTCTGCAGTTTCAGGAACGATAGCAGTTCCGGGAACAATATCGGAAATTTTTTCAGAAACAATATTTGCCGATCCTTCCCGGATCTCCGGCTCTGCGCTGAAGACAGGCTCCTCCGGCTCGACCGCTTTCTTTTCCGGAACCTGCATGTCTGCATGCTTGTTTATATTCTTCCAATCGAATTTTCTCACTTTTCCAAAAGCCTTGTTCACACCGGCGGAAACGGCATTGCTTCCGGTTTTCACGTCATGCTCATCTTTCTCTTCATTATCATTGAACAGTTTTTCGATCTTCTCGACATTTTTCTCCCGAAGCTTATTAATGAGTGCAACGATCGTGTTGTCGAATTTCAAAAAATTAATTCTGGCCTTCCTTAACAGTTTTTCGAACCAGATCCAGAAAAGATCCATTTTTTTCTTGTATTCTTCCTTGCTGATCTTTTTCACCAGTCTTTCATAAAGATATTGGAACTTTTCCCTTTCCCTTTTTTCGACTTCATTATAATTCCCTGACCAAAAACCATCGCTTGCATCGTCTTTCAGCTTGGGAATATTCCTTCCCAGTATAACGATGATCACTCCGGACGCTATCATTATAATGACCTGTGGAATCAAGTCAAATTCCATATTTTTGTATTAGGTGATAGAACTATTTTTTTTGCTTTATTTTGCCGAGAGGAACTCTTTTTGCGCTTTTATCATCAAACATCGCCGTAACCTCTTCCTCGAGGATATGCCTGTCTTTCACGATCGCCTTCTTGCCTTCAACAATGATCTCCGTTCCGAGATCAGGCATCTTTGCCAGCGCTTTCCTGTATACATCGGATTCAAAACCGAGGCAGCATTTCAGCCTTCCACAAAGACCGGAAAGCCTTTCGCTTCCCCTCTGTCCCATCTGCTGGACCCTTGCGTCGTCGGTTGTCACGCTTTTCAGGCTTCCCGAAAATTTTATACAGCAAAGCTCTCTTCCGCATGCGCCGAATCCGCCCTTTCCCCTGGCTTCATCCCTGGATCCGATCTGCTGCAATCTGATCGATCTCTGGAAATTCTTTGAAAGTATCTTCACAAGATCGCGAAAATCCACTCTTTTTTCGGCTATGAAAGAAAAAACGATCTTTCCTCCGTCAAAACTGAAATGAGCATCCACGATCTTCATCGGAAGCGCTTTCTCTTTGACGAGATTCTTGCAGACGTTGATCGCTTCCTTGGCCTTTTCCCTGTTCCTGTTCAATGTTTCAACATCGACCGATGTCGCCTTTCTCACGATCTTCGGGATCTCAGGGGAATCGTCTTTAACATTCACCTCTTCGACCCTGCCCGCTTCGGAGCCCGATTCAAGGTTCAGGACAACGCTGTCGCCGACATCCAAACCCCAATTCCCGGAATCGCATACCATAGGACTTTCCCACGGAAATATTTTAACTTTTATCTTCATATTGAAAAAATCAGTTTTTGCTAATAATGGCTACTAGATCTCGAATTTTGTAAATCTTTTCACCTGGATATTCTCTCCGAACTTTGCGATCTTTTCGGTCACAAGCTCGCCCACCTTCTTCTCGGGATCCTTTACGAACGGCTGGGAAAGAAGGCACACCTCCTCGAGATATTTCTGCATCTTTCCTTCGATTATCCTTTCGATAACCTCTTTCGGCTTCTTCTCGTTCTTGGTCGCTTCTGCAAATTCCTCTCTCTTCTCCTTTACGAATGCGGGATCGACTTCTGCAGCGCTCACGTATTTCGGGCTTGCCGCAGCAATGTGCATAGCCAGGTCATGGACCAGGCTCCTGAACTCTTCGCCTCGCGCCACAAAATCACTCTCGCAATTGACTTCGATCAAAACGCCAAGTTTTCCGTTGCTGTGAATATATGACCCCACATACCCCTCGGCAGTTCCCCTTCCGACCTTCTTGTCGGCGATCTTGGAACCTCTTTTCCTGAGAACTTTTATGGCCGCGTCAAAATCGCCAGAGCTTTCCTCAAGGGCTTTTTTGCAATCAACCATGCCGGCGCCCGTGAAATCTCTCAGCTTTTTTACATCTTGTGCATTTATCATATATATTGATCTTAGGTTATTAGAACTATTTTTTTATCTTTGCTTTCCCTTCGATCACTGCCTCAGAGATGGCATTCACCACAAGTTCGATCGATCTCATGGCATCGTCATTCGAAGGAATGGGCTTTGCAATGAAAGTCGGATCGGTGTTCGTGTCGACAATTGCGACGATGGGAACCTTTCTCGCCTTCGCTTCGGCGACTGCCGTTTCTTCTTCTATGATATCCACAATGAAGATCGCCTCGGGGATCTTTTTCATATCCTTGATCCCGCCGTATTTGATGTCCATCCTTTTAATGTCTCTATTGATCTCAACGATCTCTTTTTTGGTGTATTTTTTCTCCAATTCTCCGGCCTGCTTCTGCTTGACAATGTCTTTATATCTTTCGACTCCCGGATAGATCTTGTCAAAGTTCGTGAATGTTCCGCCAAGCCATCTCTCATTTACATATGGCATGCCGCACTTTTCAGCAGCTTCTTTGACGATCTTCTTGGCCTGTCTCTTTGTACCCACAAACAAAATCACGCCTCCTTTTGCAGTAAGCTCTTTGACATATTCGACGCTCTCATCCAATTTCTGCTTCGTCTGCGCGAGGTCGATTATGTTTATCCCATTCCTTACGGTGTAGATGTATTCCGACATCTTCGGATGCCTCTTTGACTTTTTGTGGCCAAAGTGAACACCCGCTTTCAGCATATCCATCATGCTGATCTCTTCGTTCTTTTTAACGCTCATTGTGATTCCTTTCTTTTAGGCGGCGTATGATCCGGCTTTTTTTATTCCGGACAAAGCTATTCGCTTTTTCATCGTTC
Proteins encoded in this window:
- a CDS encoding tetratricopeptide repeat protein, translating into MEFDLIPQVIIMIASGVIIVILGRNIPKLKDDASDGFWSGNYNEVEKREREKFQYLYERLVKKISKEEYKKKMDLFWIWFEKLLRKARINFLKFDNTIVALINKLREKNVEKIEKLFNDNEEKDEHDVKTGSNAVSAGVNKAFGKVRKFDWKNINKHADMQVPEKKAVEPEEPVFSAEPEIREGSANIVSEKISDIVPGTAIVPETAEAVNEINEKNADAEDIVENLGDERKTNKEKEYIKMIMKNPIDVKAYWHLGTIYARRRNYKDAIECFRQITKIDPTYEKAKHKLTEILGKMKKGVRRGKEDSEDQDEEKGIDPSMPT
- the ricT gene encoding regulatory iron-sulfur-containing complex subunit RicT: MKIKVKIFPWESPMVCDSGNWGLDVGDSVVLNLESGSEAGRVEEVNVKDDSPEIPKIVRKATSVDVETLNRNREKAKEAINVCKNLVKEKALPMKIVDAHFSFDGGKIVFSFIAEKRVDFRDLVKILSKNFQRSIRLQQIGSRDEARGKGGFGACGRELCCIKFSGSLKSVTTDDARVQQMGQRGSERLSGLCGRLKCCLGFESDVYRKALAKMPDLGTEIIVEGKKAIVKDRHILEEEVTAMFDDKSAKRVPLGKIKQKK
- the tsf gene encoding translation elongation factor Ts, giving the protein MINAQDVKKLRDFTGAGMVDCKKALEESSGDFDAAIKVLRKRGSKIADKKVGRGTAEGYVGSYIHSNGKLGVLIEVNCESDFVARGEEFRSLVHDLAMHIAAASPKYVSAAEVDPAFVKEKREEFAEATKNEKKPKEVIERIIEGKMQKYLEEVCLLSQPFVKDPEKKVGELVTEKIAKFGENIQVKRFTKFEI
- the rpsB gene encoding 30S ribosomal protein S2 yields the protein MSVKKNEEISMMDMLKAGVHFGHKKSKRHPKMSEYIYTVRNGINIIDLAQTKQKLDESVEYVKELTAKGGVILFVGTKRQAKKIVKEAAEKCGMPYVNERWLGGTFTNFDKIYPGVERYKDIVKQKQAGELEKKYTKKEIVEINRDIKRMDIKYGGIKDMKKIPEAIFIVDIIEEETAVAEAKARKVPIVAIVDTNTDPTFIAKPIPSNDDAMRSIELVVNAISEAVIEGKAKIKK